A stretch of Cicer arietinum cultivar CDC Frontier isolate Library 1 chromosome 5, Cicar.CDCFrontier_v2.0, whole genome shotgun sequence DNA encodes these proteins:
- the LOC101497619 gene encoding ATP-dependent RNA helicase DEAH13-like — MHIKKVANFPFPTSLKAASLLEAENCLKALEALDCKDELTVLGKAMAHYPLSPRHSRMILTVIKNTSHRHKCNQSLLLAYAVAAAAALSLSNPFVMEYEGNDSSRDSEMTEKSSMGGNDKDIDKKEKTRRKKLKEASKVAREKFRVVTSDALAIAYALQCFEQAQKSLQFCEDNALHFKTMDEMSKLRQQLLKLVFYQSDRGGFEQEYSWTHGTLGDVENAWRVSSAHYPLSLVEERLICQAICAGWADRVAKRITTSSRATDGDMISRAGRYQSCMVDESIFLHRWSSVSTVRPEFLVYNELLETKRPNKEGVTSAKRAYMHGVTRVEPAWLVEQAGSSCIFSPPLTDPRPFYDVQADQVKCWVIPTFGRFCWELPKHSLPISNDEHRVQVFAYALLEGQVCPCLKSVRKYMSAPPESILRREAFGQKRVGNLFSKLKSKSIDSSATLRMAWKENPRELFSEILDWFQQGFHKHFEELWLQMLGEVLRETQEHPQCKSFKKKLKGKSKSLR, encoded by the exons ATGCATATTAAGAAG GTCGCGAACTTCCCATTTCCTACTTCTCTTAAGGCTGCTTCCCTGCTTGAAGCTGAGAATTGCTTGAAAGCTCTTGAAGCACTTGATTGCAAGGATGAACTAACAGTTTTGGGAAAAGCCATGGCTCATTATCCTTTGAGTCCTCGTCATTCTAGAATGATCCTCACTGTTATTAAAAATACAAGCCACAGGCATAAATGTAATCAAAGTCTGCTTTTGGCATATGCTGTTGCAGCTGCTGCAGCATTGAGTTTGTCAAATCCTTTTGTAATGGAATACGAAGGAAATGATAGCAGCAGAGATTCAGAGATGACTGAGAAATCTAGCATGGGAGGCAATGATAAGGACattgataaaaaagaaaagacaaggagaaagaaacTAAAAGAAGCATCTAAAGTTGCACGAGAAAAATTTCGAGTTGTTACCAGTGATGCCCTAGCCATAGCATATGCCCTGCAGTGTTTTGAACAAGCACAAAAGTCACTGCAATTTTGTGAGGATAATGCGTTGCATTTTAAAACTATGGACGAAATGTCCAAACTTAGACAGCAACTACTTAAACTGGTCTTTTATCAGAGTGATAGAGGTGGTTTTGAGCAAGAATACTCATGGACTCATGGAACACTAGGGGATGTGGAAAATGCTTGGCGAGTTTCTTCTGCACACTATCCTCTCTCTCTGGTCGAGGAAAGGCTCATCTGTCAAGCAATATGTGCGGGCTGGGCAGATAGGGTTGCTAAACGGATTACAACTTCTTCTAGGGCCACTGATGGAGATATGATTTCTCGTGCCGGAAGGTATCAATCATGCATGGTCGATGAAAGTATTTTCCTTCATCGTTGGTCATCAGTCTCAACTGTACGCCCTGAGTTTTTGGTTTACAATGAACTATTAGAGACAAAAAGACCAAACAAAGAAGGGGTGACGAGTGCGAAGAGAGCATACATGCATGGAGTGACAAGGGTGGAACCAGCATGGCTAGTTGAGCAGGCCGGGTCTTCGTGCATTTTCTCTCCACCCCTGACGGATCCAAGACCTTTTTATGACGTGCAGGCTGACCAAGTAAAATGTTGGGTCATCCCAACCTTTGGGCGCTTTTGTTGGGAGCTTCCAAAGCATTCATTACCCATTAGCAATGATGAGCATCGGGTGCAGGTGTTCGCCTATGCTTTACTTGAAGGTCAGGTGTGTCCGTGTTTAAAATCTGTTCGAAAGTACATGTCAGCCCCTCCTGAAAGTATTTTGAGGAGAGAAGCTTTTGGTCAAAAAAGGGTGGGAAATCTTTTTAGCAAGTTAAAGAGCAAGTCGATTGATAGCTCTGCCACATTAAGAATGGCGTGGAAGGAGAATCCAAGAGAACTATTTTCAGAAATTTTGGATTGGTTTCAGCAGGGCTTTCACAAGCACTTTGAAGAGCTATGGTTACAAATGCTTGGCGAAGTGCTTCGGGAGACTCAAGAACACCCTCAGtgtaaaagttttaaaaaaaagttgaaaggAAAATCTAAATCACTGCGATGA